A part of Streptomyces sp. DSM 40750 genomic DNA contains:
- a CDS encoding 2Fe-2S iron-sulfur cluster-binding protein, with translation MPRVVFVRPDGTKQEADAADGASVMQAATANLVPGIVAECGGELSCATCHVFVDEQWLGALSARSEDEEEMLEATSEEPTDASRLCCQITLDASLDGIVVHIPTTQK, from the coding sequence ATGCCCCGTGTCGTATTCGTCCGTCCGGACGGGACCAAGCAGGAGGCCGACGCCGCCGACGGAGCCTCTGTCATGCAGGCCGCCACAGCCAACCTGGTGCCGGGCATCGTCGCCGAATGCGGCGGTGAGCTGTCCTGCGCCACTTGCCACGTCTTCGTGGACGAGCAGTGGCTCGGGGCGCTGTCCGCGCGCTCGGAGGACGAGGAGGAGATGCTGGAGGCGACCTCCGAGGAGCCCACCGACGCCAGCCGACTGTGCTGCCAGATCACGCTGGACGCCTCGCTCGACGGCATCGTCGTGCACATCCCGACGACCCAGAAGTAG
- a CDS encoding SDR family oxidoreductase, whose protein sequence is MKNSVEGKTLQPDQEPSAPQVVSEPAPPYDSDKQQRPGLEADMRTRPRYRASRYRANGKLEDKVALITGGDSGIGRAVALLYAREGADVAIVHLPDERVDAEQVRREVQQQGRHCLLLPGDVTDPAFCREAVERTVTELGGLNILVSNAAYLNSKLELEQLTAEDFDRTFKTNVYAYFHLLMAALPHLKPGDAVIATATEEALKGSETMIDYAASKAALITLTKSVAMHLATRGVRANVVAPGPTWTPLNEADEHMPPDGLAQIGNESPLSRAAQPEEIAPTYVYLASDADSSYTVGEVIAVTGGIVDTR, encoded by the coding sequence GTGAAGAACTCCGTCGAAGGGAAGACCTTGCAGCCCGACCAGGAACCGTCCGCACCGCAGGTCGTCTCCGAGCCCGCCCCGCCCTACGACTCCGACAAGCAGCAGCGGCCCGGCCTGGAGGCCGACATGCGCACCAGGCCGCGTTACCGGGCGAGCCGGTACCGCGCAAACGGAAAGCTGGAGGACAAGGTCGCGCTGATCACCGGTGGTGACTCTGGCATCGGACGCGCGGTCGCCCTGCTGTACGCGCGTGAGGGCGCCGACGTCGCCATCGTCCACCTGCCGGACGAGCGGGTGGACGCCGAGCAGGTACGGCGCGAGGTTCAGCAGCAGGGCCGTCACTGCCTGCTGCTGCCCGGCGACGTCACCGACCCGGCGTTCTGCCGCGAGGCCGTCGAGCGGACCGTAACCGAACTCGGCGGGCTCAACATCCTGGTGAGCAACGCCGCATATCTGAACAGCAAGCTGGAGCTGGAGCAGCTCACCGCCGAGGACTTCGACCGGACGTTCAAGACCAACGTCTACGCGTACTTCCACTTGCTCATGGCGGCCCTGCCCCACCTGAAGCCCGGGGACGCGGTCATCGCCACGGCGACGGAGGAGGCCCTCAAGGGCAGCGAAACAATGATCGATTACGCGGCGTCCAAGGCCGCGTTGATCACCCTGACCAAGTCCGTCGCCATGCACCTGGCCACGCGGGGCGTGCGCGCGAACGTGGTGGCACCCGGTCCGACCTGGACGCCGCTCAACGAGGCGGACGAGCACATGCCTCCGGACGGCCTGGCGCAGATCGGGAACGAATCACCGCTGAGCCGCGCGGCACAGCCGGAGGAGATAGCGCCGACGTACGTCTACCTCGCCTCCGACGCCGACTCGAGCTACACCGTCGGCGAAGTCATCGCGGTGACCGGGGGCATCGTCGACACCCGCTGA
- a CDS encoding aldehyde dehydrogenase family protein, whose amino-acid sequence MLEHKNLYIDGAWRRPCGDETTEVVNPATERVIATVPAATAKDVDAAVSAARAALPAWSRTTPAERKALLDRLHQGLVERADDIATTVTAEMGAPRQLSSRVQAGLPIAVAESYARLLETYEFEERIATSLVVKEPVGVVAAITPWNYPLHQVVAKVAAALAAGCTVVLKPSEVTPLNAYLLAEIVDAIELPAGVFNLVPGIGSVAGEALVAHPDVDMVSFTGSTRAGKRIGELAAATVKKVALELGGKSANIILPDADLDSAVRDGVANVLSNSGQTCTAWTRMLVHRDLYERAVELAREAAESTVVGDPADERTQVGPVASAAQRDRVRAYIADGVGQGARLVTGGVEPPTGLPAGYYVRPTVFADVTEDMTIAQEEIFGPVIVVMPYADEEDALRIANNSLYGLSGAVFSASEERAVAFARRLDTGMVHINGARLNLLAPFGGYKQSGNGRELGVHGLEEFLQPKALQLPAPAATERTAR is encoded by the coding sequence GTGCTCGAGCACAAGAACCTCTACATCGACGGCGCCTGGCGTCGCCCCTGCGGCGACGAGACGACCGAGGTGGTCAACCCGGCCACCGAGCGGGTCATCGCCACCGTGCCGGCCGCCACCGCGAAGGACGTCGACGCGGCCGTCTCCGCCGCCCGCGCAGCGCTGCCCGCCTGGTCCCGCACGACCCCCGCCGAACGCAAGGCCCTCCTGGACCGGCTCCACCAGGGGCTGGTGGAGCGCGCCGACGACATCGCCACGACCGTCACCGCGGAGATGGGCGCACCGCGGCAGCTCTCATCAAGAGTCCAGGCGGGGCTGCCGATCGCGGTCGCCGAGTCGTACGCCCGGCTGCTGGAGACGTACGAGTTCGAGGAGCGCATCGCCACCTCGCTCGTCGTCAAGGAGCCGGTCGGCGTCGTCGCCGCCATCACCCCGTGGAACTATCCGCTCCACCAGGTCGTCGCCAAGGTGGCGGCCGCCCTGGCCGCGGGGTGCACCGTCGTGCTCAAGCCGTCCGAGGTGACCCCGCTCAACGCCTACCTCCTCGCCGAGATCGTCGACGCCATCGAACTCCCTGCCGGTGTCTTCAACCTCGTGCCGGGCATCGGCTCCGTCGCCGGTGAGGCACTGGTCGCCCATCCGGACGTCGACATGGTCTCCTTCACCGGATCGACCCGAGCCGGAAAGCGCATCGGCGAACTCGCGGCGGCCACCGTCAAGAAGGTCGCACTCGAACTCGGCGGCAAGTCCGCCAACATCATCCTGCCGGACGCCGACCTGGACTCCGCGGTCCGCGACGGGGTGGCCAACGTCCTGAGCAACTCGGGTCAGACGTGCACGGCGTGGACCCGGATGCTCGTGCACCGCGATCTCTACGAGCGCGCTGTGGAACTGGCCCGAGAGGCGGCCGAGAGCACGGTCGTGGGCGATCCCGCCGACGAGCGGACCCAGGTCGGCCCGGTCGCCTCGGCGGCCCAGCGTGACCGGGTACGCGCCTACATCGCTGACGGCGTCGGCCAGGGCGCCCGGCTGGTGACCGGCGGCGTCGAGCCGCCGACCGGCCTGCCCGCTGGCTACTATGTCCGCCCCACCGTCTTCGCCGATGTCACCGAGGACATGACCATCGCGCAGGAGGAGATCTTCGGCCCGGTCATCGTCGTCATGCCGTACGCGGACGAGGAGGATGCCCTGCGGATCGCGAACAACTCCCTGTACGGCCTGTCCGGAGCGGTGTTCTCGGCCAGCGAGGAACGCGCCGTCGCCTTCGCCCGCCGCCTGGACACCGGCATGGTCCACATCAACGGCGCACGCTTGAATTTGCTCGCGCCCTTCGGCGGCTACAAGCAGTCCGGCAACGGCCGTGAACTGGGCGTCCACGGGCTGGAGGAGTTCCTCCAGCCGAAGGCCCTGCAGCTCCCTGCACCGGCGGCCACCGAAAGGACGGCGCGATGA
- a CDS encoding CoA transferase: MNDSDHPAARGFLSEIWDSLGGEKEALDRVRFEGHGALRSPFAVTDLAAASFAAAGLALSDLLTTGGGGGPLVSVDRVLAGGWFDLPVGPSQPLDPSTRQPVPHTWMCEFQTADDRWLRMQATFPTLRSRIARALGTREDRGEFETEIRKHPAEDVERLLVDAGAAVAVSRSVEEWRRHAQGRAVATEAVVHIETGEAGGDSWKPTPGRPLAGIRVLDLTRVISGPMATRFLAAGGAEVLRIDRPGSDESSGVFGRGSDIMLGKRWAFLDLRTEDGRDRFLKLLSEADVLVHGYRPGGLDSLVAPEVRAAVRPGLVEVALNAYGWTGPWQDRRGFDTLVQFSSGLADATTAWALADPENRTPINALGRLVGADRPRHLPVEALDFATGYQIAAAAIRGLTHRVRTGEGSVSRLSLARTAAMLISAGHVAEEPEIRLPLEGPYEDRIFVSGDGRPVKRLQFPVVIEETPLFWERPFEVAGSSAPVWSTSG; this comes from the coding sequence ATGAATGACTCCGATCACCCCGCCGCGCGGGGATTCCTCTCCGAGATCTGGGACTCGCTGGGAGGGGAGAAGGAAGCGCTGGACCGCGTGAGGTTCGAAGGACACGGTGCATTGCGGTCGCCGTTCGCGGTGACGGACCTGGCCGCGGCGTCGTTCGCCGCAGCCGGGCTGGCCCTCAGCGATCTCCTCACCACGGGCGGCGGTGGGGGACCGCTGGTAAGCGTCGACCGGGTACTTGCCGGCGGGTGGTTCGATCTGCCGGTCGGCCCTTCTCAGCCCCTCGACCCCTCGACGCGGCAGCCCGTCCCCCACACCTGGATGTGCGAGTTCCAGACGGCCGACGACCGATGGCTTCGCATGCAGGCGACGTTTCCGACGCTGCGTTCCCGCATCGCGCGCGCACTCGGAACGAGGGAGGACCGGGGCGAGTTCGAGACCGAGATCCGCAAGCATCCCGCGGAGGACGTCGAGCGGCTCCTGGTGGACGCGGGCGCGGCCGTCGCGGTCAGCCGCTCGGTCGAGGAATGGCGACGACATGCTCAGGGCCGGGCCGTGGCCACGGAAGCCGTCGTGCACATCGAGACGGGTGAAGCCGGCGGCGACTCCTGGAAGCCGACACCGGGACGTCCGCTGGCCGGCATCCGCGTACTCGACCTCACCCGGGTCATCTCCGGACCGATGGCGACCCGGTTCCTCGCGGCCGGCGGCGCCGAGGTGCTGCGCATCGACCGACCAGGCTCCGACGAGAGCAGCGGCGTCTTCGGGCGGGGCAGCGACATCATGCTGGGCAAGCGGTGGGCGTTCCTCGATCTGCGGACCGAGGACGGCCGCGACCGGTTCCTCAAGCTGCTGTCCGAGGCGGACGTACTCGTCCACGGATACCGCCCCGGGGGTCTGGACAGCCTCGTCGCCCCGGAGGTCCGTGCCGCCGTACGACCCGGCCTGGTGGAAGTGGCACTCAACGCGTACGGCTGGACGGGGCCGTGGCAGGACCGCAGAGGCTTCGACACCCTCGTCCAGTTCAGCAGCGGCCTCGCCGACGCGACGACGGCCTGGGCCCTCGCCGACCCGGAGAACAGGACACCGATCAACGCGCTCGGCAGGCTCGTCGGCGCCGACCGGCCCCGGCACCTGCCCGTCGAGGCACTCGACTTCGCGACCGGATACCAGATCGCCGCAGCCGCGATCCGGGGGCTGACGCACCGAGTGAGGACAGGTGAAGGCTCGGTCTCCCGTCTCTCGCTCGCCCGGACCGCCGCGATGCTGATCAGCGCGGGCCACGTCGCCGAGGAACCGGAGATCCGGCTGCCCCTCGAAGGGCCGTACGAGGACCGCATCTTCGTCAGTGGTGACGGCCGCCCGGTGAAGCGGCTCCAGTTCCCTGTGGTGATCGAGGAGACCCCGCTGTTCTGGGAGCGGCCCTTCGAGGTGGCAGGCTCCTCTGCCCCGGTGTGGTCCACCTCGGGCTGA
- a CDS encoding aldehyde dehydrogenase yields the protein MTDHTAAPAASSRSERFPAGMDRDYLMLIDGEWVSASDGETFSCLDPYENRSWGRVPAATAEDVDRAVRAARRAFDEDGWSHTPAGLRAGLLRKLADLIEEHAEELAFIQIHENGKLISEMLPGARAMAAHARYVAGLAENHHGSTLPAHPGFTAYTVPEPVGVVAAITPWNSPLTLLSWKLFPALAAGCTLVIKPSEVTPTSTLRLAELCEQAGYPKGVVNVVTGFGQPTGAALTGHPGVDKIAFTGSTAAGKAMLNAAAPRIGRVTLELGGKSPNIVFSDADLDNAVHGAMGGIFAATGQTCMAGSRVLVEDSVYDEFVDALSAAADKLVLGDPLDPATDVGPLACRNQFDKVLDYIDIGQSEGARLAAGGVRDASTTELARGLFVRPTVFSGVDNSSRLAQEEIFGPVASVVRFSGEDDAARLANDVDFGLAAAVWTRDIGRAHRMVKRLRAGTVWVNAYRVVHYAVPFGGFKQSGIGRELGPDALDDYTETKSVWIDEGNPQMFGRH from the coding sequence ATGACGGACCACACGGCGGCCCCAGCGGCCTCCTCACGCTCGGAGCGCTTCCCGGCCGGGATGGACCGCGACTACCTGATGCTCATCGACGGCGAGTGGGTCTCCGCCTCCGACGGCGAGACCTTCTCCTGCCTCGACCCGTACGAGAACCGTTCCTGGGGCCGCGTCCCCGCCGCCACCGCGGAGGACGTCGACCGGGCCGTACGCGCCGCCCGGCGGGCCTTCGACGAGGACGGCTGGTCCCACACCCCTGCCGGACTGCGCGCAGGCCTGCTGCGCAAGCTCGCCGACCTGATCGAGGAGCACGCCGAGGAACTGGCCTTCATCCAGATCCACGAGAACGGCAAACTCATCAGCGAGATGCTGCCCGGAGCGCGGGCCATGGCGGCCCACGCCCGCTACGTGGCGGGGCTCGCGGAGAACCACCACGGCTCCACCCTCCCCGCCCACCCCGGCTTCACCGCATACACCGTGCCCGAACCGGTCGGCGTCGTCGCGGCGATCACCCCGTGGAACTCACCGCTGACCCTGCTGTCGTGGAAGCTGTTCCCCGCGCTCGCGGCCGGATGCACGCTCGTCATCAAGCCGTCCGAGGTGACCCCCACCTCCACCCTCCGCCTGGCCGAACTCTGCGAGCAGGCCGGCTACCCCAAGGGCGTTGTCAACGTCGTCACCGGCTTCGGGCAGCCCACCGGCGCCGCGCTGACGGGCCACCCCGGCGTCGACAAGATCGCGTTCACCGGCTCCACCGCCGCGGGCAAGGCCATGCTCAACGCCGCCGCACCCCGCATCGGGCGGGTCACCCTGGAACTCGGCGGAAAGTCACCCAACATCGTCTTCTCCGACGCCGATCTCGACAACGCCGTGCACGGCGCCATGGGCGGCATCTTCGCGGCGACGGGGCAAACCTGCATGGCCGGATCCCGGGTCCTGGTCGAGGACAGCGTGTACGACGAGTTCGTCGACGCCCTGTCGGCGGCTGCGGACAAGCTGGTCCTGGGCGACCCGCTCGACCCGGCGACCGACGTGGGCCCGCTCGCCTGCCGCAACCAGTTCGACAAGGTCCTCGACTACATCGACATCGGACAGTCCGAAGGGGCGCGCCTGGCCGCCGGCGGCGTCCGGGACGCCTCCACCACGGAACTGGCCCGCGGCCTCTTCGTCCGGCCCACCGTCTTCTCCGGCGTCGACAACTCCTCGCGGCTTGCCCAGGAGGAGATCTTCGGGCCGGTGGCCAGTGTCGTGCGGTTCAGCGGCGAGGACGACGCGGCCCGGCTCGCCAACGACGTCGACTTCGGTCTCGCCGCCGCTGTGTGGACCCGGGACATCGGCCGCGCCCACCGCATGGTCAAGCGGCTGCGCGCCGGCACGGTCTGGGTCAACGCCTACCGCGTCGTCCACTACGCAGTGCCCTTCGGCGGGTTCAAGCAGAGCGGCATCGGCCGCGAACTCGGCCCCGACGCACTCGACGACTACACCGAGACCAAGTCCGTCTGGATCGACGAGGGCAACCCGCAGATGTTCGGCCGCCACTGA
- a CDS encoding aldo/keto reductase — translation MHHRNLGSQGLRVSALGLGTMGMTLAYGSSNEEESIATIRRAHELGIDFFDTAELYGVGTGSNEILLGKAVKDFRDEVVLATKFGYDMTAQQIGAGFDSRPEHIRKVAENSLRYLQTDHIDLFYQHVSDPEVPVEEVAGVVGELIAEGKVKYFGLSNVGPQYIRRAHAVTPVTALQFEYSIFEREVEEKTLPVLRELGIGLVPYSPLGRGFLTGVVKPAAEYPADDMRSWDERWQGENYTYNLHATQQLKKLAAAKGVTAAQLALAWLLAQGDDVVPIPGTRNAARLEENTGAVEVELTDADLEHITTILPQGSAGSRYPAAMLAAMSTD, via the coding sequence ATGCATCACCGCAACCTGGGCTCCCAAGGCCTTCGCGTCTCCGCGCTCGGACTCGGCACCATGGGGATGACCCTCGCCTACGGCTCCTCGAACGAGGAGGAGAGCATCGCCACCATCCGCCGTGCGCACGAACTCGGGATCGACTTCTTCGACACCGCCGAGCTGTACGGCGTCGGCACCGGCAGCAACGAGATCCTGCTCGGCAAGGCCGTGAAGGATTTCCGTGACGAGGTGGTCCTGGCCACCAAGTTCGGTTACGACATGACCGCGCAGCAGATCGGTGCGGGGTTCGACAGCCGACCGGAGCACATCCGCAAGGTCGCCGAGAACAGCCTGCGCTACCTGCAGACCGACCACATCGACCTCTTCTACCAGCACGTCTCCGACCCCGAGGTGCCGGTCGAGGAAGTCGCGGGTGTCGTCGGCGAACTGATCGCCGAGGGCAAGGTGAAGTACTTCGGCCTGAGCAACGTCGGCCCGCAGTACATCCGCCGCGCCCATGCCGTCACCCCGGTCACGGCTCTGCAGTTCGAGTACTCGATCTTCGAACGTGAGGTGGAGGAGAAGACCCTGCCGGTCCTGCGCGAGCTGGGTATCGGCCTGGTGCCCTACTCCCCACTGGGCCGCGGCTTCCTGACCGGCGTGGTCAAGCCCGCCGCCGAGTACCCGGCGGACGACATGCGCAGTTGGGACGAGCGCTGGCAGGGCGAGAACTACACGTACAACCTGCACGCCACGCAGCAGCTGAAGAAGCTCGCCGCCGCCAAGGGCGTCACCGCCGCCCAGCTCGCACTGGCCTGGCTGCTCGCCCAGGGCGACGACGTGGTTCCGATTCCCGGTACCCGCAACGCCGCGCGCCTGGAGGAGAACACCGGTGCCGTCGAGGTCGAACTCACCGACGCCGACCTCGAGCACATCACGACGATCCTGCCCCAGGGTTCCGCGGGAAGCCGCTACCCGGCCGCCATGCTGGCCGCCATGTCGACCGACTGA
- a CDS encoding NAD(P)/FAD-dependent oxidoreductase: MHIEPTATDRIVVVGGGQAGADFVAALRMGGHQGPVTLVGEEPGYPYARPPLSKAYLSGKATAEDLHIRPPAMYEQQGIDLRTGTRVTAIDRTARHVVLADGERLPYAHLVLATGGRARRLPAPGLDDAPNVHYLRTLADVAAMRHRFVPGARLVVVGGGYVGLEVAAVARQLGLDVTVLEALPRVLARVTAPQVSAFYQRVHTEEGVDIRVDTAVTGFAFAPDGSVAAVELKSGERIDADLVLVGIGLVPNTELAEQAGLAVDNGIVVDEHCRTEDPAVLAIGDCTSHPCGEHGGRRRLESVPNASEQARVAAATVTGSLQPYTAIPWFWSDQYDVKLQTTGLSTGYDEVVIRGTTETGRSFAAFYLKQGQVRAADVVCSPRDFTAARKLVAARARVAPEALRDLSVPLKQLL, from the coding sequence ATGCACATCGAACCCACTGCGACCGACCGTATCGTCGTGGTCGGCGGCGGTCAGGCCGGCGCGGACTTCGTCGCCGCCCTGCGCATGGGCGGCCACCAGGGCCCCGTGACCCTCGTCGGCGAGGAACCCGGCTACCCCTACGCCCGCCCGCCGCTGTCAAAGGCGTACCTGTCCGGCAAGGCCACGGCCGAGGACCTGCACATCCGGCCGCCCGCCATGTACGAGCAGCAGGGCATCGACCTGCGCACCGGCACCCGAGTGACCGCGATCGACCGGACCGCCCGCCACGTGGTCCTCGCGGACGGTGAGCGGCTGCCGTACGCGCACCTGGTGCTCGCCACCGGCGGGCGGGCGCGCAGACTGCCCGCCCCCGGACTCGACGACGCGCCCAACGTCCACTACCTCAGGACCCTCGCCGACGTGGCCGCCATGCGGCACCGTTTCGTGCCGGGCGCCCGGCTGGTCGTCGTCGGCGGCGGCTACGTCGGGCTCGAAGTGGCCGCGGTCGCCCGGCAACTCGGCCTTGACGTGACGGTTCTGGAGGCGCTCCCCCGTGTCCTGGCCCGGGTGACCGCGCCGCAGGTCTCCGCGTTCTACCAGCGGGTGCACACCGAGGAAGGCGTGGACATCCGCGTCGACACCGCGGTGACCGGCTTCGCCTTCGCCCCCGACGGCTCGGTGGCCGCCGTGGAACTCAAGAGCGGCGAGCGAATCGACGCCGACCTTGTCCTCGTCGGCATCGGCCTGGTCCCCAACACCGAACTCGCCGAGCAGGCCGGACTCGCCGTCGACAATGGCATCGTCGTGGACGAGCACTGCCGGACCGAGGACCCCGCCGTCCTCGCCATCGGCGACTGCACCAGCCACCCCTGCGGTGAGCACGGCGGACGCCGCCGACTGGAGTCGGTGCCCAACGCCTCCGAACAGGCGCGGGTCGCCGCCGCCACCGTGACCGGCAGCCTTCAGCCGTACACCGCCATCCCGTGGTTCTGGTCCGACCAGTACGACGTCAAGCTCCAGACCACAGGGCTGTCCACCGGCTACGACGAGGTCGTCATCCGTGGCACCACCGAGACCGGGCGGTCGTTCGCGGCCTTCTACCTCAAACAGGGCCAGGTCCGCGCCGCAGACGTGGTCTGCAGCCCCCGGGACTTCACCGCCGCCAGAAAGCTGGTCGCGGCACGGGCCCGGGTCGCCCCCGAAGCGCTCCGGGACCTGTCGGTCCCCCTCAAGCAACTGCTCTGA
- a CDS encoding TetR family transcriptional regulator, with translation MPRPTTDPTPEPAAPEGSDSTRERIVTAAKDEFARHGIAGARVDRIAKQARTSKERVYAYFRGKEALYGHVAAKELTELAEATRMDPADLPGYAGRLFDHFTARPDHHRLITWGRLELADSAVADTGADPTRAAIARKLDQLRQSQQTGQLDPAWDPVDVLALINQIATTWAAQPEIGAAAAEQAADPSIAARRAAVVAAVERLFPRVKRGRAG, from the coding sequence ATGCCTCGCCCCACCACCGACCCGACCCCCGAGCCCGCTGCCCCGGAAGGCTCCGACTCAACCCGTGAACGAATCGTCACCGCCGCCAAGGACGAGTTCGCCCGCCACGGAATTGCCGGCGCCCGGGTGGACCGCATCGCCAAGCAGGCCAGGACCAGCAAGGAACGCGTCTACGCCTACTTCCGCGGCAAGGAAGCGCTCTACGGCCACGTTGCAGCCAAGGAGCTGACCGAGCTCGCAGAGGCCACCAGGATGGATCCGGCCGACCTGCCCGGCTACGCGGGCCGTCTCTTCGACCACTTCACGGCCCGCCCCGATCACCACCGCCTGATCACCTGGGGACGCCTCGAACTGGCCGACTCGGCTGTCGCCGACACCGGAGCCGATCCCACAAGAGCGGCCATCGCCCGCAAGCTCGACCAGCTCCGACAGTCACAGCAGACCGGACAGCTCGACCCCGCCTGGGACCCGGTCGATGTCCTCGCCCTGATCAACCAGATCGCCACCACATGGGCCGCTCAGCCCGAGATCGGCGCGGCGGCCGCCGAACAGGCTGCGGACCCGTCCATCGCCGCTCGCCGTGCCGCAGTGGTGGCCGCGGTCGAACGCCTCTTCCCACGCGTGAAGCGGGGACGCGCGGGCTGA